The Panthera leo isolate Ple1 chromosome C2, P.leo_Ple1_pat1.1, whole genome shotgun sequence genome window below encodes:
- the SEMA5B gene encoding semaphorin-5B isoform X1 — protein sequence MVFLGPLAVTLLPPSLTLLVFHLSSSQDVVTEPSSEQQLCTLREHPTVAFADLKPWVFNFTYPGARDFSQLALDPSRNQLIVGARNYLFRLSLANVSLLQATEWASNEDTRRSCQSKGKTEEECQNYVRVLIVTGRKVFMCGTNAFSPVCSSRQGELYAATVIDFSGRDPAIYRSLGSGPPLRTAQYNSKWLNEPNFVAAYDIGLFAYFFLRENAVEHDCGRTVYSRVARVCKNDVGGRFLLEDTWTTFMKARLNCSRPGEVPFYYNELQSAFHLPEQDLIYGVFTTNVNSIAASAVCAFNLSAISQAFNGPFRSQENPRAAWLPIANPIPNFQCGTLPEVGPNENLTERSLQDAQRLFLMSEAVQPVTPEPCVTQDSVRFSHLVVDLVQAKDTLYHVLYIGTESGTILKALSTTSRSLRGCYLEELHVLPPGRREPLRSLRILHSARALFVGLSDGVLRVPLERCAAYRSQGACLGARDPYCGWDGKQQRCSTLEDSSNMSLWTQNITTCPVRNVTRDGGFGQWSPWQPCEHLDGDNSGSCLCRARACDSPRPRCGGRDCLGPAIHIANCSRNGAWTPWSSWALCSTSCGIGFQVRQRSCSNPAPRHGGRICVGKSREERFCNENTPCPVPIFWASWGSWSKCSSNCGGGVQSRRRSCENGNSCPGCGVEFKTCNPDGCPEVRRNTPWTPWLPVNVTQGGARQEQRFRFTCRAPLPDPHGLQFGRRRTETRTCPADGSGACDTDALVEDLLRSGATSPHSVSGGWAAWGPWSSCSRDCELGFRVRKRTCTNPEPRNGGLPCVGDAADYQDCNPQACPVRGGWSCWTSWSPCSASCGGGHYQRTRSCTSPAPSPGEDICLGLHTEEALCATQACPEGWSPWSEWSACTEDGVQSRSRHCEELVPGPSTCAGNSSQSRPCPYSEIPVILPASSMEEATSCGGFSLIHLVATGVSCFLGSGLLTLAVYLSCQHCQRQSQESTLVHPATPNHLHYKGGGTPKNEKYTPMEFKTLNKNNLIPDDRANFYPLQQTNVYTTTYYPSPLNKHSFRPEASPGQRCFPNS from the exons GCCACAGAGTGGGCCTCCAATGAGGACACGCGTCGCTCCTGCCAAAGCAAAGGGAAGACTGAG GAGGAATGTCAGAACTACGTGCGAGTCCTGATTGTCACTGGCCGGAAAGTGTTCATGTGTGGGACCAATGCCTTTTCCCCAGTGTGCTCCAGCAGACAG GGGGAGCTCTACGCGGCTACCGTCATCGACTTCTCAGGTCGGGACCCTGCCATCTACCGAAGCCTGGGCAGCGGGCCACCTCTTCGCACCGCCCAGTATAACTCCAAGTGGCTCAATG AGCCAAACTTTGTGGCAGCCTACGACATCGGGCTGTTCGCCTACTTCTTCCTGCGGGAGAACGCGGTGGAGCATGACTGCGGACGCACGGTGTATTCTCGTGTGGCCCGAGTATGCAAGAATGACGTGGGCGGCCGCTTCCTGCTGGAGGACACGTGGACCACGTTCATGAAGGCCCGGCTCAACTGCTCCCGCCCGGGCGAGGTCCCCTTCTACTACAACGAGCTGCAGAGTGCCTTCCACCTGCCTGAGCAGGACCTCATCTATGGGGTCTTCACCACCAACGT AAACAGCATTGCCGCTTCTGCTGTCTGCGCCTTCAACCTCAGTGCCATCTCCCAGGCTTTTAATGGCCCATTTCGCTCCCAGGAGAACCCCAGGGCTGCCTGGCTCCCCATCGCTAACCCCATCCCCAACTTCCAG TGCGGCACCCTGCCAGAGGTGGGCCCCAACGAGAACCTGACAGAGCGAAGCCTGCAGGACGCACAGCGCCTTTTCCTGATGAGCGAAGCTGTGCAGCCGGTAACGCCCGAGCCCTGTGTCACCCAGGACAGCGTGCGCTTCTCACACCTCGTAGTAGACCTTGTGCAGGCCAAGGACACGCTCTACCACGTGCTCTACATCGGCACGG AGTCGGGCACCATCCTCAAGGCACTGTCCACGACGAGCCGCAGCCTCCGCGGCTGCTACCTGGAGGAGCTGCACGTCCTGCCCCCTGGGCGCCGCGAGCCCCTGCGCAGCCTCCGCATCCTGCACAGCGCCCGCGCGCTCTTCGTGGGGCTGAGCGACGGCGTGCTGCGGGTCCCGCTGGAGAGGTGCGCCGCCTACCGCAGCCAGGG GGCATGCCTGGGGGCACGGGACCCATACTGCGGCTGGGACGGGAAGCAGCAACGTTGCAGCACGCTTGAGGACAGCTCCAACATGAGCCTCTGGACGCAGAACATAACCACGTGTCCT GTGCGGAATGTGACTCGGGATGGGGGCTTCGGCCAGTGGTCACCATGGCAACCATGTGAGCACTTAGATGGGGACAATTCGGGCTCTTGCCTTTGTCGGGCCCGAGCCTGTGACTCCCCCCGACCCCGCTGTGGGGGCCGAGACTGCCTGGGGCCAGCCATCCACATTGCCAACTGTTCCAG GAATGGGGCGTGGACGCCGTGGTCCTCGTGGGCCCTGTGCAGCACGTCCTGTGGGATCGGATTCCAGGTCCGCCAGCGAAGTTGCAGCAACCCTGCTCCCCGCCACGGGGGCCGAATCTGCGTGGGCAAGAGCCGGGAGGAGCG GTTCTGTAACGAAAACACGCCTTGCCCGGTGCCCATCTTCTGGGCGTCGTGGGGTTCCTGGAGCAAGTGCAGCAGCAACTGTGGGGGCGGCGTGCAATCGCGGCGGCGGTCCTGTGAGAACGGCAACTCCTGCCCAGGCTGCGGCGTG GAGTTCAAGACGTGCAACCCAGACGGCTGCCCGGAAGTGCGGCGCAACACCCCTTGGACACCTTGGCTGCCGGTGAACGTGACTCAGGGCGGGGCGCGGCAGGAACAACGCTTCCGCTTCACGTGCCGCGCACCCCTGCCCGACCCCCACGGCCTGCAGTTTGGCCGGAGGAGGACGGAGACCAGAACCTGCCCCGCGGATGGCTCGGGCGCCTGCGACACCGATG CCCTGGTGGAGGATCTCCTGCGCAGCGGGGCCACTTCCCCGCACTCTGTGAGCGGGGGCTGGGCCGCGTGGGGCCCGTGGTCGTCCTGCTCCCGGGACTGCGAGCTGGGCTTCCGTGTCCGCAAGAGAACGTGCACGAACCCGGAGCCCCGCAACGGAGGCCTGCCATGCGTGGGCGACGCTGCCGATTACCAGGACTGCAACCCCCAGGCTTGTCCAG TGCGGGGTGGTTGGTCCTGCTGGACTTCATGGTCCCCATGCTCAGCGTCTTGTGGTGGAGGCCACTATCAACGAACACGTTCCTGCACCAGCCCCGCGCCCTCCCCGGGCGAGGACATCTGTCTTGGTCTGCACACAGAGGAGGCGCTGTGTGCTACACAGGCTTGCCCAG AAGGCTGGTCACCGTGGTCTGAGTGGAGTGCATGCACTGAGGACGGAGTCCAAAGCCGCAGCCGGCACTGTGAGGAGCTGGTCCCAGGGCCCAGCACCTGTGCTGGAAACAGCAGCCAGAGCCGCCCCTGCCCCTACAGCGAGATTCCTG TGATCCTGCCTGCCTCTAGCATGGAGGAGGCCACCAGCTGTGGAG ggtTCAGTCTTATCCACCTGGTAGCCACAGGTGTCTCCTGcttcctgggctctgggctgctgaCCTTGGCGGTGTACCTGTCCTGCCAGCACTGCCAGCGCCAGTCCCAGGAATCCACACTCGTCCATCCTGCCACCCCCAACCACCTGCACTACAAGGGTGGGGGCACCCCCAAGAACGAGAAGTACACGCCCATGGAGTTCAAG ACCCTGAACAAGAATAACCTGATCCCTGATGACAGAGCCAATTTCTACCCACTGCAGCAGACCAATGTGTACACAACCACCTACTATCCCAGCCCGCTGAACAAACACAGCTTCCGGCCTGAGGCCTCACCTGGACAACGGTGCTTCCCCAACAGCTGA
- the SEMA5B gene encoding semaphorin-5B isoform X3 has protein sequence MVFLGPLAVTLLPPSLTLLVFHLSSSQDVVTEPSSEQQLCTLREHPTVAFADLKPWVFNFTYPGARDFSQLALDPSRNQLIVGARNYLFRLSLANVSLLQATEWASNEDTRRSCQSKGKTEEECQNYVRVLIVTGRKVFMCGTNAFSPVCSSRQVGNLSRTIEKINGVARCPYDPRHNSTAVISSQGELYAATVIDFSGRDPAIYRSLGSGPPLRTAQYNSKWLNEPNFVAAYDIGLFAYFFLRENAVEHDCGRTVYSRVARVCKNDVGGRFLLEDTWTTFMKARLNCSRPGEVPFYYNELQSAFHLPEQDLIYGVFTTNVNSIAASAVCAFNLSAISQAFNGPFRSQENPRAAWLPIANPIPNFQCGTLPEVGPNENLTERSLQDAQRLFLMSEAVQPVTPEPCVTQDSVRFSHLVVDLVQAKDTLYHVLYIGTESGTILKALSTTSRSLRGCYLEELHVLPPGRREPLRSLRILHSARALFVGLSDGVLRVPLERCAAYRSQGACLGARDPYCGWDGKQQRCSTLEDSSNMSLWTQNITTCPVRNVTRDGGFGQWSPWQPCEHLDGDNSGSCLCRARACDSPRPRCGGRDCLGPAIHIANCSRNGAWTPWSSWALCSTSCGIGFQVRQRSCSNPAPRHGGRICVGKSREERFCNENTPCPVPIFWASWGSWSKCSSNCGGGVQSRRRSCENGNSCPGCGVEFKTCNPDGCPEVRRNTPWTPWLPVNVTQGGARQEQRFRFTCRAPLPDPHGLQFGRRRTETRTCPADGSGACDTDALVEDLLRSGATSPHSVSGGWAAWGPWSSCSRDCELGFRVRKRTCTNPEPRNGGLPCVGDAADYQDCNPQACPVRGGWSCWTSWSPCSASCGGGHYQRTRSCTSPAPSPGEDICLGLHTEEALCATQACPEGWSPWSEWSACTEDGVQSRSRHCEELVPGPSTCAGNSSQSRPCPYSEIPVILPASSMEEATSCGGFSLIHLVATGVSCFLGSGLLTLAVYLSCQHCQRQSQESTLVHPATPNHLHYKGGGTPKNEKYTPMEFKTLNKNNLIPDDRANFYPLQQTNVYTTTYYPSPLNKHSFRPEASPGQRCFPNS, from the exons GCCACAGAGTGGGCCTCCAATGAGGACACGCGTCGCTCCTGCCAAAGCAAAGGGAAGACTGAG GAGGAATGTCAGAACTACGTGCGAGTCCTGATTGTCACTGGCCGGAAAGTGTTCATGTGTGGGACCAATGCCTTTTCCCCAGTGTGCTCCAGCAGACAG GTGGGGAACCTCAGCCGGACCATAGAGAAGATCAATGGTGTGGCCCGCTGCCCCTACGACCCGCGCCACAACTCCACAGCTGTCATCTCCTCTCAGGGGGAGCTCTACGCGGCTACCGTCATCGACTTCTCAGGTCGGGACCCTGCCATCTACCGAAGCCTGGGCAGCGGGCCACCTCTTCGCACCGCCCAGTATAACTCCAAGTGGCTCAATG AGCCAAACTTTGTGGCAGCCTACGACATCGGGCTGTTCGCCTACTTCTTCCTGCGGGAGAACGCGGTGGAGCATGACTGCGGACGCACGGTGTATTCTCGTGTGGCCCGAGTATGCAAGAATGACGTGGGCGGCCGCTTCCTGCTGGAGGACACGTGGACCACGTTCATGAAGGCCCGGCTCAACTGCTCCCGCCCGGGCGAGGTCCCCTTCTACTACAACGAGCTGCAGAGTGCCTTCCACCTGCCTGAGCAGGACCTCATCTATGGGGTCTTCACCACCAACGT AAACAGCATTGCCGCTTCTGCTGTCTGCGCCTTCAACCTCAGTGCCATCTCCCAGGCTTTTAATGGCCCATTTCGCTCCCAGGAGAACCCCAGGGCTGCCTGGCTCCCCATCGCTAACCCCATCCCCAACTTCCAG TGCGGCACCCTGCCAGAGGTGGGCCCCAACGAGAACCTGACAGAGCGAAGCCTGCAGGACGCACAGCGCCTTTTCCTGATGAGCGAAGCTGTGCAGCCGGTAACGCCCGAGCCCTGTGTCACCCAGGACAGCGTGCGCTTCTCACACCTCGTAGTAGACCTTGTGCAGGCCAAGGACACGCTCTACCACGTGCTCTACATCGGCACGG AGTCGGGCACCATCCTCAAGGCACTGTCCACGACGAGCCGCAGCCTCCGCGGCTGCTACCTGGAGGAGCTGCACGTCCTGCCCCCTGGGCGCCGCGAGCCCCTGCGCAGCCTCCGCATCCTGCACAGCGCCCGCGCGCTCTTCGTGGGGCTGAGCGACGGCGTGCTGCGGGTCCCGCTGGAGAGGTGCGCCGCCTACCGCAGCCAGGG GGCATGCCTGGGGGCACGGGACCCATACTGCGGCTGGGACGGGAAGCAGCAACGTTGCAGCACGCTTGAGGACAGCTCCAACATGAGCCTCTGGACGCAGAACATAACCACGTGTCCT GTGCGGAATGTGACTCGGGATGGGGGCTTCGGCCAGTGGTCACCATGGCAACCATGTGAGCACTTAGATGGGGACAATTCGGGCTCTTGCCTTTGTCGGGCCCGAGCCTGTGACTCCCCCCGACCCCGCTGTGGGGGCCGAGACTGCCTGGGGCCAGCCATCCACATTGCCAACTGTTCCAG GAATGGGGCGTGGACGCCGTGGTCCTCGTGGGCCCTGTGCAGCACGTCCTGTGGGATCGGATTCCAGGTCCGCCAGCGAAGTTGCAGCAACCCTGCTCCCCGCCACGGGGGCCGAATCTGCGTGGGCAAGAGCCGGGAGGAGCG GTTCTGTAACGAAAACACGCCTTGCCCGGTGCCCATCTTCTGGGCGTCGTGGGGTTCCTGGAGCAAGTGCAGCAGCAACTGTGGGGGCGGCGTGCAATCGCGGCGGCGGTCCTGTGAGAACGGCAACTCCTGCCCAGGCTGCGGCGTG GAGTTCAAGACGTGCAACCCAGACGGCTGCCCGGAAGTGCGGCGCAACACCCCTTGGACACCTTGGCTGCCGGTGAACGTGACTCAGGGCGGGGCGCGGCAGGAACAACGCTTCCGCTTCACGTGCCGCGCACCCCTGCCCGACCCCCACGGCCTGCAGTTTGGCCGGAGGAGGACGGAGACCAGAACCTGCCCCGCGGATGGCTCGGGCGCCTGCGACACCGATG CCCTGGTGGAGGATCTCCTGCGCAGCGGGGCCACTTCCCCGCACTCTGTGAGCGGGGGCTGGGCCGCGTGGGGCCCGTGGTCGTCCTGCTCCCGGGACTGCGAGCTGGGCTTCCGTGTCCGCAAGAGAACGTGCACGAACCCGGAGCCCCGCAACGGAGGCCTGCCATGCGTGGGCGACGCTGCCGATTACCAGGACTGCAACCCCCAGGCTTGTCCAG TGCGGGGTGGTTGGTCCTGCTGGACTTCATGGTCCCCATGCTCAGCGTCTTGTGGTGGAGGCCACTATCAACGAACACGTTCCTGCACCAGCCCCGCGCCCTCCCCGGGCGAGGACATCTGTCTTGGTCTGCACACAGAGGAGGCGCTGTGTGCTACACAGGCTTGCCCAG AAGGCTGGTCACCGTGGTCTGAGTGGAGTGCATGCACTGAGGACGGAGTCCAAAGCCGCAGCCGGCACTGTGAGGAGCTGGTCCCAGGGCCCAGCACCTGTGCTGGAAACAGCAGCCAGAGCCGCCCCTGCCCCTACAGCGAGATTCCTG TGATCCTGCCTGCCTCTAGCATGGAGGAGGCCACCAGCTGTGGAG ggtTCAGTCTTATCCACCTGGTAGCCACAGGTGTCTCCTGcttcctgggctctgggctgctgaCCTTGGCGGTGTACCTGTCCTGCCAGCACTGCCAGCGCCAGTCCCAGGAATCCACACTCGTCCATCCTGCCACCCCCAACCACCTGCACTACAAGGGTGGGGGCACCCCCAAGAACGAGAAGTACACGCCCATGGAGTTCAAG ACCCTGAACAAGAATAACCTGATCCCTGATGACAGAGCCAATTTCTACCCACTGCAGCAGACCAATGTGTACACAACCACCTACTATCCCAGCCCGCTGAACAAACACAGCTTCCGGCCTGAGGCCTCACCTGGACAACGGTGCTTCCCCAACAGCTGA
- the SEMA5B gene encoding semaphorin-5B isoform X2, giving the protein MGFFPPCLDGRPACSRLPLLGQATEWASNEDTRRSCQSKGKTEEECQNYVRVLIVTGRKVFMCGTNAFSPVCSSRQVGNLSRTIEKINGVARCPYDPRHNSTAVISSQGELYAATVIDFSGRDPAIYRSLGSGPPLRTAQYNSKWLNEPNFVAAYDIGLFAYFFLRENAVEHDCGRTVYSRVARVCKNDVGGRFLLEDTWTTFMKARLNCSRPGEVPFYYNELQSAFHLPEQDLIYGVFTTNVNSIAASAVCAFNLSAISQAFNGPFRSQENPRAAWLPIANPIPNFQCGTLPEVGPNENLTERSLQDAQRLFLMSEAVQPVTPEPCVTQDSVRFSHLVVDLVQAKDTLYHVLYIGTESGTILKALSTTSRSLRGCYLEELHVLPPGRREPLRSLRILHSARALFVGLSDGVLRVPLERCAAYRSQGACLGARDPYCGWDGKQQRCSTLEDSSNMSLWTQNITTCPVRNVTRDGGFGQWSPWQPCEHLDGDNSGSCLCRARACDSPRPRCGGRDCLGPAIHIANCSRNGAWTPWSSWALCSTSCGIGFQVRQRSCSNPAPRHGGRICVGKSREERFCNENTPCPVPIFWASWGSWSKCSSNCGGGVQSRRRSCENGNSCPGCGVEFKTCNPDGCPEVRRNTPWTPWLPVNVTQGGARQEQRFRFTCRAPLPDPHGLQFGRRRTETRTCPADGSGACDTDALVEDLLRSGATSPHSVSGGWAAWGPWSSCSRDCELGFRVRKRTCTNPEPRNGGLPCVGDAADYQDCNPQACPVRGGWSCWTSWSPCSASCGGGHYQRTRSCTSPAPSPGEDICLGLHTEEALCATQACPEGWSPWSEWSACTEDGVQSRSRHCEELVPGPSTCAGNSSQSRPCPYSEIPVILPASSMEEATSCGGFSLIHLVATGVSCFLGSGLLTLAVYLSCQHCQRQSQESTLVHPATPNHLHYKGGGTPKNEKYTPMEFKTLNKNNLIPDDRANFYPLQQTNVYTTTYYPSPLNKHSFRPEASPGQRCFPNS; this is encoded by the exons atggggttttttcccccctgtttGGATGGAAGACCTGCTTGCTCAAGGCTCCCTCTCCTAGGACAG GCCACAGAGTGGGCCTCCAATGAGGACACGCGTCGCTCCTGCCAAAGCAAAGGGAAGACTGAG GAGGAATGTCAGAACTACGTGCGAGTCCTGATTGTCACTGGCCGGAAAGTGTTCATGTGTGGGACCAATGCCTTTTCCCCAGTGTGCTCCAGCAGACAG GTGGGGAACCTCAGCCGGACCATAGAGAAGATCAATGGTGTGGCCCGCTGCCCCTACGACCCGCGCCACAACTCCACAGCTGTCATCTCCTCTCAGGGGGAGCTCTACGCGGCTACCGTCATCGACTTCTCAGGTCGGGACCCTGCCATCTACCGAAGCCTGGGCAGCGGGCCACCTCTTCGCACCGCCCAGTATAACTCCAAGTGGCTCAATG AGCCAAACTTTGTGGCAGCCTACGACATCGGGCTGTTCGCCTACTTCTTCCTGCGGGAGAACGCGGTGGAGCATGACTGCGGACGCACGGTGTATTCTCGTGTGGCCCGAGTATGCAAGAATGACGTGGGCGGCCGCTTCCTGCTGGAGGACACGTGGACCACGTTCATGAAGGCCCGGCTCAACTGCTCCCGCCCGGGCGAGGTCCCCTTCTACTACAACGAGCTGCAGAGTGCCTTCCACCTGCCTGAGCAGGACCTCATCTATGGGGTCTTCACCACCAACGT AAACAGCATTGCCGCTTCTGCTGTCTGCGCCTTCAACCTCAGTGCCATCTCCCAGGCTTTTAATGGCCCATTTCGCTCCCAGGAGAACCCCAGGGCTGCCTGGCTCCCCATCGCTAACCCCATCCCCAACTTCCAG TGCGGCACCCTGCCAGAGGTGGGCCCCAACGAGAACCTGACAGAGCGAAGCCTGCAGGACGCACAGCGCCTTTTCCTGATGAGCGAAGCTGTGCAGCCGGTAACGCCCGAGCCCTGTGTCACCCAGGACAGCGTGCGCTTCTCACACCTCGTAGTAGACCTTGTGCAGGCCAAGGACACGCTCTACCACGTGCTCTACATCGGCACGG AGTCGGGCACCATCCTCAAGGCACTGTCCACGACGAGCCGCAGCCTCCGCGGCTGCTACCTGGAGGAGCTGCACGTCCTGCCCCCTGGGCGCCGCGAGCCCCTGCGCAGCCTCCGCATCCTGCACAGCGCCCGCGCGCTCTTCGTGGGGCTGAGCGACGGCGTGCTGCGGGTCCCGCTGGAGAGGTGCGCCGCCTACCGCAGCCAGGG GGCATGCCTGGGGGCACGGGACCCATACTGCGGCTGGGACGGGAAGCAGCAACGTTGCAGCACGCTTGAGGACAGCTCCAACATGAGCCTCTGGACGCAGAACATAACCACGTGTCCT GTGCGGAATGTGACTCGGGATGGGGGCTTCGGCCAGTGGTCACCATGGCAACCATGTGAGCACTTAGATGGGGACAATTCGGGCTCTTGCCTTTGTCGGGCCCGAGCCTGTGACTCCCCCCGACCCCGCTGTGGGGGCCGAGACTGCCTGGGGCCAGCCATCCACATTGCCAACTGTTCCAG GAATGGGGCGTGGACGCCGTGGTCCTCGTGGGCCCTGTGCAGCACGTCCTGTGGGATCGGATTCCAGGTCCGCCAGCGAAGTTGCAGCAACCCTGCTCCCCGCCACGGGGGCCGAATCTGCGTGGGCAAGAGCCGGGAGGAGCG GTTCTGTAACGAAAACACGCCTTGCCCGGTGCCCATCTTCTGGGCGTCGTGGGGTTCCTGGAGCAAGTGCAGCAGCAACTGTGGGGGCGGCGTGCAATCGCGGCGGCGGTCCTGTGAGAACGGCAACTCCTGCCCAGGCTGCGGCGTG GAGTTCAAGACGTGCAACCCAGACGGCTGCCCGGAAGTGCGGCGCAACACCCCTTGGACACCTTGGCTGCCGGTGAACGTGACTCAGGGCGGGGCGCGGCAGGAACAACGCTTCCGCTTCACGTGCCGCGCACCCCTGCCCGACCCCCACGGCCTGCAGTTTGGCCGGAGGAGGACGGAGACCAGAACCTGCCCCGCGGATGGCTCGGGCGCCTGCGACACCGATG CCCTGGTGGAGGATCTCCTGCGCAGCGGGGCCACTTCCCCGCACTCTGTGAGCGGGGGCTGGGCCGCGTGGGGCCCGTGGTCGTCCTGCTCCCGGGACTGCGAGCTGGGCTTCCGTGTCCGCAAGAGAACGTGCACGAACCCGGAGCCCCGCAACGGAGGCCTGCCATGCGTGGGCGACGCTGCCGATTACCAGGACTGCAACCCCCAGGCTTGTCCAG TGCGGGGTGGTTGGTCCTGCTGGACTTCATGGTCCCCATGCTCAGCGTCTTGTGGTGGAGGCCACTATCAACGAACACGTTCCTGCACCAGCCCCGCGCCCTCCCCGGGCGAGGACATCTGTCTTGGTCTGCACACAGAGGAGGCGCTGTGTGCTACACAGGCTTGCCCAG AAGGCTGGTCACCGTGGTCTGAGTGGAGTGCATGCACTGAGGACGGAGTCCAAAGCCGCAGCCGGCACTGTGAGGAGCTGGTCCCAGGGCCCAGCACCTGTGCTGGAAACAGCAGCCAGAGCCGCCCCTGCCCCTACAGCGAGATTCCTG TGATCCTGCCTGCCTCTAGCATGGAGGAGGCCACCAGCTGTGGAG ggtTCAGTCTTATCCACCTGGTAGCCACAGGTGTCTCCTGcttcctgggctctgggctgctgaCCTTGGCGGTGTACCTGTCCTGCCAGCACTGCCAGCGCCAGTCCCAGGAATCCACACTCGTCCATCCTGCCACCCCCAACCACCTGCACTACAAGGGTGGGGGCACCCCCAAGAACGAGAAGTACACGCCCATGGAGTTCAAG ACCCTGAACAAGAATAACCTGATCCCTGATGACAGAGCCAATTTCTACCCACTGCAGCAGACCAATGTGTACACAACCACCTACTATCCCAGCCCGCTGAACAAACACAGCTTCCGGCCTGAGGCCTCACCTGGACAACGGTGCTTCCCCAACAGCTGA